The Pseudomonas sp. KU26590 genomic sequence TGGACGCGATTGAGGTCTTTGGCCGGGGCGACGTCGCGATGCCTTCGTTCGTCGAGCCCGCCGCCACAGGCCTGCTGCGTACCGACCGCTCATCGTTTAGGAATGCTGCATGTCATCCATCCCCACAGTTCGCGAACAATTCCTTGTCATCAGTGCCCTTGGCGCCAACCCAATGGAGCTGACCAACGTCCTGTGCCGCGCCAGTAACGAAAGCCGTTGCTCGGTCGTCAGCTCACGCCTCACTCGCCACGGTGAGTGCAGCGCCCTGATCCTGCAGATCTCCGGCAGCTGGGACGCCCTGGCGCGTCTGGAAACCGGCCTGCCGAATCTGGCGAAGAAACACGCCTTCACCGTCAATGTGGTGCGCAGTGCTTCGCTGGAAAACCGTCCGGAAGCCCTGCCCTACGTGGCCTACGTCAGTTCAGCGTATCGCCCGGACATCATCAACGAGCTGTGCCAGTTCTTCATCGACCACAACGTCGAGCTGGAAAACCTGATCTGCGACACCTATCAGGCACCGCAGACCGGCGGCACCATGCTCAACGCGACGTTCACCGTGACATTGCCAGCCGGCACCCAGATCAGCTGGTTGCGCGACCAGTTCCTGGATTTCGCCGACGCACTCAATCTCGATGCGCTGATCGAACCATGGCGCCCTCAAGCACCGATGTAAGGAGTCTCGAATGGCTGTAGAACTCGACCAACCCGTTGCCGATTTCCAGGTGCAGGCCACCAGCGATCAGGCCGTCAGCCTGTCGGCGCTCAAAGGTCAGCAAATCGTCCTTTATTTCTACCCGAAGGACAGCACCCCTGGCTGCACAACCCAGGGCCAGGGCTTTCGTGATCATCACGCCGACTTCAAGGCCGCCAATACGGCAGTGTTCGGTGTGTCGCGGGACAGTCTGAAATCACACGAGAACTTCAAGGGCAAGCAGGAATTCCCGTTCGAGCTGATATCGGACAAGGATGAATCGCTGTGCCAGTTGTTCGATGTGATCAAGCTGAAGAAGCTGTACGGCAAGGAATACCTGGGCGTCGACCGCAGCACCTTCCTGATCGACAAGGACGGTGTGCTGCGTAAAGAGTGGCGCGGCGTGAAAGTGCCGGGCCATGTGGCGGCGGTGCTTGAAGCAGCTCAGGCGCTCAACAAGGCCTAACGAAATGACCCTCTGTAGGAGCGCGCTTGCCCGCGATACGCGGTGTGCCAGACACTTTGTCTGGCACCCGTCGAACGCATTCGCGGGCAAGCGCGCTCCTACACGTCGCTACAACAACGGCGCCACCGTCGGTTCGTTACGTGGCCACGCATCCAGTACGGCCTTGAACAGGGTCGCCAGCGGGATCGCAAAGAAAATCCCCCAGAACCCCCACAGGCCGCCGAACAACAGCACGGCGCAGATGATTGCCACCGGGTGCAGGCTCACGGTCTGGGAGAACAGCAGCGGCACCAGCACGTTGCCGTCCAGGGTCTGGATAATGCCGTGGACCGCCATCAGATAAATGAACTGATCGCTCCAGCCCCACTGGAACAGCGCGATGAGCGCCACGGGCACCGTCACCACCACAGCGCCCACGTACGGCACGACCACCGAAATCCCCACCAGCATCGCCAGCAACGCCGAGTAATTCAGGCCCATGGTCACGAAAGCGATGTAAGTCACCCCGCCACAGATGAAGATCTCGATGACTTTGCCGCGAATGTAGTTGGCGATCTGCCGGTTCATTTCCTCGGCCACATGGGTAATCAGCGTAAGTTCGCGGGGCAGATAACCCCTTGCCCAGCGGCTGATCATCTGACGATCCTTGAGGAAGAAGAACACCAGGATCGGCACCAGCACCAGGTAGATCATCATGTTGACCAACAGCGGCAAGCTGGACAGGGAAAACGTCAGCGCCCATTGGCCGAACTTTCCGACCTCGCCGCGAGCCACTTCGATGGCCTGCAAGACCTGCTCGTCCGACACCAGATGCGGATAACGCTCCGGCAGCAGCAACAGCAATGACTGCCACTTTGCGAGCATGCCGGGCAATTCGTTGAACAAGGTAATGAGCTGGCGCCACAGCAAAGGCACGAGCACCAGCAGAAACAGCGCCAGCGCTCCCATGAACAAGGCGAAGACCAGCCCCACTGCGCCACCTTCCGGCACCCGCAGGCGCTCGAGCAGGTTGACCAACCCTTGCATCAGAAACGCGAGTACCAGCCCGGCCAGCACCGGCGCAAGCATGCCGCCAAGGGTGAGAACAACGGTAAATCCGAGAACCAACAGCACCGCCAGCACTACCGCTTCCTCGTCGGAAAAGTAGCGCTGTATCCAGTCGCGAAGCACTTTGAACATCAAGAATCCTAAGGAGGTTGCGAGGGGTCAGAAACGCTCAGGCCTTGCGTAACCAATACCGATAAACGCCGTCAGCATTTTCTTCGTGCAGCAGCACATGGCCGGCAAGTTTTGCAAAGGTGCGGAAGTCGCGCTGCGAGCCGGCATCCGTGGCCGTCACTTTGAGGACCGCGCCGCTGGCCAGACGGTTGAGTTCCATCTTGGCCTTGAGCAAGGGAAGCGGGCAATTGAGACCGCTGGCGTCAAGCTCTGCATCGCAGGCTGCGGGGTGTCCTACAGCGTCAGACATCGTTTCTCTCCGGATAGACACATCCGCCCTCGCATAAAAGCCATCGGGCGGAAGAACATTCTTACAAGTTTTCCAGAATACCCCACTCTGGTCAGCAAGCCATTGAGCCAGCTACAGTGACGTCTTTCTGCCCCAGAGTTTCGTGCATGAATTTTTTGCGCCCCACGCTGCTGACCCTCGCATGCCTGCTGGCAGCACCGAGTTTCGCAGAAGATGACCTGCCCTCCCTCGGCGACGCGAGTTCATCCATCGTTTCTCCGCAGCAAGAGCATGATCTGGGGCGTGCCTGGCTCGGGCTGCTGCGCTCTGAAGTGGCGCAGCTGTCCGACCCGCTGCTAAAGGACTTCGTCGAATCGTCGGTCTACCGCCTCGCCGAAACCAGCCAGGTGCAGGACCGCCGTCTCGAGTTCATTCTGATCAACACGCCGGAGATCAACGCCTTCGCAGCGCCCGGCGGGATCATCGGGGTCAACGGCGGGCTGTTCCTCCACGCTGAAACCGAAGGCGAGTACGCCGCGGTCCTCGCCCACGAACTGGCTCACTTGTCGCAACGGCACTTCGCCAGAGGCGTGCAGGCGCAGCAGCGCATGCAAGTGCCGGTGATGGCAGCGATGCTTGCGGGCATCGTCATGGCCGCAGCGGGCGCAGGCGATGCGGGGATTGCGGCGATTGCCGGCACTCAGGCCGCTGCGATTCAGGAGCAGGCGCGGTTCTCCCGCCAGAACGAAGCAGAAGCCGACCGCATCGGCATTCTCAACCTTGAAAAGGCCGGCTACGACCCGCGCAACATGCCCACCATGTTCGAGCGACTGGCGCGCCAGTATCGCTATGACGCCAAGCCGCCGGAATTCCTGATGAGCCACCCGGTGACCGAGTCCCGCATCGCCGACACGCGCAACCGTGCCGAGCAGGCCAAGCCCGGTGGAAAGGAAGACAGCCCCACGTATCAACTGATGCGCGCGCGAACTGTGCTGATCTACGAAGAAACCCCGGGCATGGCGGCGAAGCGTTTCCGAGCGCAGTTGGCGGAGAACCCGAAAAACGACGCCGCTCGCTACGGTCTGGCGCTCGCCCAGACCAAGGCCGGGCAACTTAACGAAGGTCGCGAGACGCTGAAGCCCCTGCTCGACAAGGCACCGGACAACATTCCCTACAACCTCGCCGCCGTGAATCTGGACATCTCCAACAATCGTCTGCCCGATGCTCAACAGCGGGTGGACCGAATGCTGAACCTGTATCCGGACAACTACCCGCTGAATCAAGCGAAAGTCGACGTTTTGCTCAAGCAGTCCAAGGCGCCCGAGGCGTTGAAGTCGCTGGAGATTCTGCTGAAGAGCCGTCCGGACGATCCGGACATCTGGAATCAGGTGGCTGACACCCGCGGCCTGTCCGGCAATACCATCGGCCTGCATCAGGCCCGTGCTGAATACTTCGCGCTGATGGGCGACTTCAAGCAGGCTATTCAGCAGCTCGAATTCGCCAAGCGCCGGGCGAACAACAACTTCCAGCTGGCCTCGCGCATCGATGCACGGCAGCAGGAAATCATCGCCCAGGAACGGGCGGTCAAGGACATGATGAATTGAGGTGAGCCGGGGTCAGCTCCAAGCAGCAAGCCATTAGCTGCAAGATGGAATGCAGCAAATCGGCTTTTCGCTTGAGGCTTGAGGCTCGCAGCTAACCGCTATTACTTAAGCATTACCCGAGCTCTTCATGCGTGCCGCCTGGGTAAAGTCGAGCATCCGCTGCAACGGCCGGACGGCGTGGGGGATAACCGCCGGGTCGACGAATATCTCGTTGGTGCCTTCGCGCAAACACTGAAGCGTGCGCGCCAGCGTGTTCATCGCCATCCACGGACAATGGGCACAACTGCGGCATGCGGCGCCGTTGCCTGCAGTGGGCGCTTCAATGAAGACCTTGTCCGGGCACAGCTGCTGCATCTTGTAGAAGATGCCTCGGTCGGTGGCGACGATGAAGGTGGTGTTCGGCAGTGTTTGCGCCGCCTTGATCAACTGGCTGGTCGAGCCCACTGCGTCCGCCAGGTCAATGACCGACTCAGGGGATTCCGGGTGCACCAGAATGGCTGCGTCCGGGTACAGCGCCTTCATGTCCTCCAGCTGCCGGGACTTGAACTCTTCATGCACGATGCAGGCGCCGTCCCACAGCAGCATGTCGGCCCCGGTCTCGCGCTGGATGTAACGGCCCAGATGCTTGTCGGGCGCCCAGATGATTTTCTCGCCGTTGTCCATCAGGCTTTCGACGATCTCCAGCGCACAACTGGACGTCACCACCCAGTCAGCACGGGCTTTTACGGCGGCTGACGTATTGGCGTAAACCACCACGGTGCGCTCGGGATGCTGATCGCAGAACGCAGCAAACTCGTCGACCGGGCAACCGAGATCCAGCGAGCAGGTCGCTTCGAGGGTCGGCATCAGGATGCGTTTTTCGGGGGTGAGGATTTTTGCGGTTTCCCCCATGAAGCGCACCCCGGCCACCAGCACGGTTTTCGCCGGATGGTTCTTGCCGAATCGCGCCATCTCCAGCGAATCCGAAACGCACCCGCCGGTTTCTTCCGCCAGTGCCTGAATCACCGGATCGCAGTAGTAGTGAGCCACCAGCACGGCGTCCTGGGCCTTGAGCTCGGCGGCGATCAGGCGGCGGTATTCCGCTTCCTCGTCCGGGCTCAGGGGTTTGGGCTGTTTGGCGTCCAGGTGCGCTTGGACCAGGAGGCGTTCGGAAATGTGGGTCATGTCGATGGACCTGAATGCGCGTACGGACGGGAAGTCAGCGTGATAGAAACGGCCGCGAAGCTAGCACGGGATCTGGTGAGCGATCACTTACCGGGGAGTCCGCATTATGAATGTAAGCACCATCGCCTCAAGCGCAGGACATCGCAAAAACACGTCCGTAATGGTTGGAACGCGTCATCCAAAACAGCGCCGAAACCCTCAAGCCGGCCATTCAATGGCAGAATCTGCGTCACTGGACAGTTTTGGAGCCCCTTATGCTGAGCGTGTTTGAACGACGACTCGACCCCTTCCCTCCTGACGAAGCACCGCCGCCGCCCGTGGGCCTGGCGCGGTTTCTGTGGGCCTGCACCCGGGGAGCGCGTGGCTATATCCTCGCCCTTGCGGTGCTCAGCGCCTGCGTGTCGATCTACGAAGCCTGGCTTTTTTCGTTCCTCGGGCAAGTGGTCGATCTGCTGTCGACCTGGAAGGACGGCGGCGCCACTGCTGGCGAGGAAAGTCGGGCGCTGTGGGGCATCGGTATTGTGCTCTTGGTCAGTATCGGGTTGGTGGCCCTGCGCACGATGGTTCAGCACCAGGTGCTGGCGATCAACCTGCCGTTGCGGCTGCGCTGGGACTTTCACCGCCTGATGCTGCGGCAAAGCCTGTCGTTCTTTTCCGATGAATTCTCCGGTCGGGTCACCACTAAGGTCATGCAGACCGCGCTGTCGGTAAGGGACGTGCTGTTCACCCTGATCGAAATCGCGCCCGGCATCGGCGTTTATTTCATCGCGATCATCGCGCTGGCCGGCGGCTTCGCTTTGAAGCTGATGCTGCCGTTCATTGCATGGATCGTGTTGTTCGGGCTGGCCATGCTGTACTTCGTACCACGCCTGGGCAAAGTTGGTCAGGAGCAGGCCAACGCCCGGTCGTCGATGACCGGGCGGATCTCCGACGCCTACACCAACATCACCACGGTGAAGCTGTTCTCCCACTCCAAACGTGAAGCGCAGTTTGCACGCGCGGCGATGGAGGATTTCAAGCAGACGGGGTTTCGCCAGATGCGTCTGGTGAGCCAGTTCGAGATCGTCAATCAGACGCTGGTCGTCGCGTTGATTCTGGGCGCGGGCGGGTATGCCCTGTGGCTGTGGCATCAGGGTGACGTCGGCACCGGCGCGGTGGCGGCGATTACCGCGATGGCGCTGCGGATCAATGGCATGTCCCACTGGATCATGTGGCAGATGACCTCGCTGTTCGAGAACATCGGCACGGTGCAGGACGGCATGGCGACCCTGACTCAGGGCCCTAAAGTGCAGGACACCCCGGATGCGACGGCGCTGAAGACCACCGGCGGCGCGGTGACCTTCGACAACGTCAGCTTCAACTACAACGGTGAGCGCCAGGTGCTGGATGGCTTGAACCTGGCCATCCGCCCGGGCGAGAAGATCGGGCTGGTCGGCCGCTCAGGCGCCGGCAAATCCACGCTCATCAATCTGCTGCTGCGCTTCTATGACGTGGACAGCGGCGAGATTCGCATTGATGGACAGAACATCAGGCAAGTCACGCAAGACAGCCTGCGCAGCGCGATCGGCATGGTGACTCAGGACACGTCGCTGCTGCATCGGTCCATTCGCGACAACATTGCGTATGGTCGACCCGATGCCACCGATGAGGAAATCCGCACGGCTGCTGCCAATGCTCAGGCAGACGGCTTCATCAATCAGCTCAGCGACAAACATGGCCACAGCGGCTACGACACGCTGGTCGGTGAACGCGGCATCAAGCTGTCGGGCGGCCAGCGCCAACGGGTTGCGATTGCCCGCGTGATGCTGAAGAACGCGCCGATCCTGCTGCTGGACGAAGCCACCAGCGCCCTGGATTCGGAAGTCGAAGTGGCGATCCAGGAAAGCCTCGACGAAATGATGAAAGGCAAAACCGTCATCGCCATCGCCCACCGGCTGTCGACCATTGCAGCCATGGACCGGCTTATCGTGATGGACGACGGGCGCATCATCGAACAAGGCACCCACGCTGAACTGCTCAGCAAGAACGGCACGTACGCGCGGTTGTGGCATCACCAGAGCGGCGGGTTTCTGGGCGAGGATCAGGGAGTGCCTGAAGCGGTGGATCAGGTCTAGCGGGCAATCTGGTCGATTACCTGGAGCAAAACGACGGCTTGCGGTAGAAGCCGTCGTTCGAGCGGGACAGCCGTGCCGACCCACAACACCATCGTTCATCAGAATCCGCTAGTAGACCGACTTACTAGGATGTATTCTCCGACGCTATGAATACTCCCCAGACACGTGGTTCATCTGATGTTCGTCAAGGAATCCTCGACGTCGGCCAACGCATCATGGCCGCCAAGGGGTATTCCGGCGTAGGCCTTAATGAAATTCTGGCCGCTGCTGGCGTGCCGAAAGGCTCCTTCTACCATTACTTCGGCTCCAAGGATGCCTTCGGGGAGGCGTTGCTTGAGCACTACTTCGACAACTATCTCGCTGACATCGACCGCATTCTCGGCGAGCCCGGCCTGCCCATGGGCGAGCGCCTGATGAACTACTGGCGCGTCTGGCAAGACACGCAGTCGTTCCAGGAATGTCAGGGTAAATGCCTCGCCGTGAAGCTTGGCGTGGAAGTGGCTGATCTTTCGGAAGCGATGCGCGCCGTTCTCAAGCGCGGCACGGCCGGGATTACCGACCGGCTCGGCAGCGCGATCGAGGCTGCCGTTGCTGACGGCTCGCTGCCCGCCTGCGAGAACCCCTATGCCGTTGCACAAAGCCTGTACCAGTTGTGGGTCGGCGCCAGCGTGATGGTCAAGATCGAAAGAAGCCTTGCCCCTTTTGAAACGGCCATGGCGACAACACGCGTAATCTTGCGGCTTGTCTGAGCAGCGTACGGCCACTGTGCGCCGCTGCATGTGCTGTCTGTAATCCTTCGCCTCCTCGGTCGTAACACTTGCCGGCTTGCTCACCGGTATCCTGCGTCCACTCCCTTCTCACGTCATTCTGCACAGCTGAGCATCGCTCAAGAGCAGGCTGAAGAAATCTGAAAATAACTCTAGACGACTGGTCTACTCAAGACTAAGGTGTACTTACTTTAACCCGTCCCAAGGAATACGCCCGATGAAAGTGCTTATGGTTCTGACTTCCCACGACACCCTCGGCAACACCGGCCGTCCTACCGGCTTCTGGCTGGAAGAACTGGCCGCGCCCTACTACGCGTTCAGCGACATCAACGCCGACATCGTCCTGGCTTCGCCTCAAGGCGGTCAACCTCCGCTGGACCCGAAGAGCAACGAGCCTGACGCCCAGACCGACCTGACCCGTCGTTTCGAAAAAGACGAAAAGGCCACCGCTCAGCTCGCCAACACCGTCCGCCTGGACAGCGTGTCCCAGGCAGATTTCGACGCTGTGTTCTACCCAGGCGGCCATGGTCCTCTGTGGGATCTGGCTGAAGACAAAAACTCCGTCCAGCTCATCGAATCGTTCATCGCCGCCGGCAAGCCCGTCGCTGTTGTCTGTCACGCCCCCGGCGTGCTGCGCCACGTCAAGAACGCCGACGGCACCCCGCTGGTGAAAGGCAAGAAGGTCACCGGCTTTACCAACAGCGAAGAAGAAGCGGTCGGCCTGACCAACGTGGTGCCTTTCCTGGTGGAAGACGAGCTGAAATCACTGGGCGGCGTCTACTCCAAAGGTCCGGACTGGGGCTCGTATGTCCTCACCGACGGTCTGTTGATCACTGGCCAGAACCCTGCTTCCTCCGGCCCTGCGGCAGACGTGCTGATCAAGGCACTGCAAAACAAATCGGCCTGATCACCGCCCAACGCGAGGGGTGTTCGCACCCCTCCCTGCCATTCTCCTTTTCACTGAGATAACCACCATGAACTGGTAATGAACGGATTCAACCCGACCCCAGGCCCGACTCTATGTCGGGCTTTGTCGTTTCTGAACCGATGCGAATAATCAAACAAACACTGCTTTGCCGGGTCTACCACGCCAATGGCGGGCATTGATGAACACGCACGACGCCCGTTGTGACTAGGCCTTCTGCTGACGGCGGCCGCAGCACAAATCCTTTTATCGCGAGAAATCACATGGCTCAGGTGAAGAAAACAGCACTGCAGAGTGAAGCGGATGACGCGGTTGTCATGACCCCTCATGGCACGTATGACAGCTACACCGGCACAGCCGATGACGACACCATCACGGGCACCGCAAAGCGGGATTTCATCTTTGGCGGCGATGGCGACGACATCCTCACCGGCCAGGCAGGTGAGCCCCCTTTCAACAACCTGCAGGATCGCTACAACGGCGGCGCCGGCGTCGATACGATCATCAGCCACTCCGCTTATTACTACGGGAGCACGTTCGTCTACACCTCAGTGACGGACAGTTACTTTGACGCACAAGGCTCCCACTCTGACCTGATCAAAAACTTCCAATCCAGTGACGTACTTGACCTGACAGCGCTCGGGCTGGAGCGCGTGGGCGATGGCCACAACGGTGATCTGGCGGTGACCTACAACGCCGACGAAAACATCACTTATGTCCGCTCGCTGGACAAAAACGCTCAGGGCCAGGCGTTCGAAGTCCGGCTGGAAGGTGATCACGCCGCTCAGCTTGGCACGCAAAATTTCGCCCTCCGTTACGACCTGACTGCAGATAGCAATGGCCGCGAACATGGGCTAAGCGACAAGCAATACGTCATCACCGGGACCGATGGCGATGACTTTCTGGTCGTTCCCCGATCCGGCAACATCGTGACCGGTGGAGGCGGCGCGGACGAGATGTATGGCGGCGGTTCCCGTAACACTTTTGTCTTCGAGCATCTCACCGATAGCTTCGTGAACGACGGCACAGGCCAGTCCAGCGTTGACCTCATCCACAGCTTCAGCCTCGGTGACGGTGATCTGCTGGACGTTTCGGCACTGGGGTTTACCGGCCTTGGGAATGGCTACAACGGCACGCTCAATTACAGCTACGACAGCGAAGCGGGTTACGCGATTGCCCAATCCTTCGAGGCCGATGAAGACGGCAACCGATTCGCCGTGCACCTGACGCAATACGACCGGGATCCGCTCACAGGCCTGCAGGATATGGATCGCTTCACCTTTGCCGGTGAAGATGCAGCAGACCGCGCCAACCAGACGCTGACCGGCGACAACTACCGTGACACCTTCACCAACTCGAGCGCAGGCGGCATTCTTGTCGGAGGCGGTGATGATGACCTGTTGGTGGGCAATACTGGCGTCGATACCTTCCGATACGTCGAGAAGAGCGACAGCTTCAGGAGCAACTCGGACTTCATTCAGAATTTCGACGCCACGCAGGACCGCATCGATGTCTCAGCGCTGGGCTACACAGGCCTTGGGGACGGCACCGACGGTACGCTTAAGTTGATCTACGACACCGCCCTGCACCGCACCTATCTCAAGGATTACGAAGCGGACGCTGACGGTAACCGATTCGAGATCAGTATCGACAAGAACGTCGCCAAGACTTTCACCGCCGATAACCTGATCGTCGCCGACGCGAACGCTCCGCACATCGACCTTGTGGGTCTGGCACCCGCTGACCTGCACCCGATCGGCTGAATCCAGGCGCGCCACTTCAAAATGGCAGGTATAGAAAAGCCGTCGCAAGTGCGACGGCTTTTTTGCAGCATGGGCGGCTACAGACACTCTCACATGCTGATACTGCTCACTGAATCTCAGTCCACGCTTTTGGCCCACACCGCCTGGGCGTTGGTGAATTCGCGCAGCCCGAAGTGGGACAGTTCGCGGCCGTAGCCACTCTTTTTGACGCCCCCCACCGGAATCCGCGCATTGGTGGCCGGGAAACCATTGATGAACACGCCGCCGGTTTCCAGACGCCGGGCGATGCGTTGCGCGCGCGGGATGTCCTGGGTCCACAGGCTGCCGCCCAATCCATAGTCACTGGTGTTGGCCAGCACGATCGCGTCTTCGGCGTTGGCGGCAATGGTGATCGCTGCCACCGGGCCGAAGGTTTCTTCGTCGAATGCGGCCATGCCTGGCTTCACATCGGCCAGCACGGTGGGCGCGTAGAAATTGCCGGGGCCGTCGATCTTCTTCCCGCCCAGCAGCAACGTCGCGCCGGCTGCAAGGGTGCGTTGAACCTGACCATCCAGCTCATCGCGCAGATCAGCGCGGGCCATCGGGCCGACATTGATGGCGCTGTCCAGCGGATTACCGACTTTCAGTTGCTCGACCGCTGCAACGAATTGACGGGTGAATTGCTCGGCGATCGGCGCCTCAAGAATGAATCGCTTGGCCGCGAGGCAGACTTGGCCGGCGTTCTGGAATCGCGCTTCGACGGCAGCTTTCACGGCAAGGTCGATATTGGCGTCGGCCAACACAATAAAGGCGTCCGAGCCGCCCAGCTCCAGCAGGCTCTTCTTGAGTGCCTTGCCTGCGGTGGC encodes the following:
- a CDS encoding NAD-dependent succinate-semialdehyde dehydrogenase, which gives rise to MSPISTANVATSRNPATGELIATYPFQTQTDVEQLLDVNAAAFRLWRATPMRERVAAYRRLADTLRERSESFAALITAEMGKTLAASRGEVEKCAATIEWIADNGPAILADEPVNVDGNDEVHVSFLPIGTVLAVMPWNFPLWQVIRASGPIMLSGNGFMLKHAPNVMGSAYALQEAYEAAGFPTGLFTNLIADNDTVASTIEDPRIAAVTLTGSMRAGSAVAATAGKALKKSLLELGGSDAFIVLADANIDLAVKAAVEARFQNAGQVCLAAKRFILEAPIAEQFTRQFVAAVEQLKVGNPLDSAINVGPMARADLRDELDGQVQRTLAAGATLLLGGKKIDGPGNFYAPTVLADVKPGMAAFDEETFGPVAAITIAANAEDAIVLANTSDYGLGGSLWTQDIPRAQRIARRLETGGVFINGFPATNARIPVGGVKKSGYGRELSHFGLREFTNAQAVWAKSVD